A section of the Marinimicrobium koreense genome encodes:
- a CDS encoding MinD/ParA family protein, whose translation MSQMRPVQVIAVSGGKGGVGKSNISVNLSIALAELRRRVVLLDADLGLANVDVLLGLKAKHTLSDVLNGEMGLRDVLVNGPSGLKIVPAASGVQRMTMLGPREHAGLINAFSELSDQVDILVVDTAAGISDTVVSFVRAANEVLVVVCDEPSSITDAYALIKVLNRDHGLQRFRVVANMTRTSREGQMMFNKLNSVCERFLDVTLQYVGHVPFDENVRKAVQKQKSLLEFAPQSKAAQAIRTLAKEVDQWPLPSAPTGRLEFFVERLLQVANSR comes from the coding sequence ATGAGTCAAATGCGTCCGGTTCAAGTCATAGCAGTGTCCGGCGGCAAGGGCGGTGTGGGAAAGAGTAATATTTCCGTCAATCTCAGTATCGCTTTGGCCGAGCTTCGCCGCCGCGTGGTGCTGCTGGATGCGGACCTGGGGCTCGCCAACGTCGATGTGCTGCTCGGTCTCAAGGCCAAACATACCCTGTCCGATGTGCTCAACGGCGAAATGGGGCTTCGGGATGTGCTGGTCAACGGCCCCTCCGGTTTGAAAATTGTCCCCGCCGCCTCCGGCGTCCAACGCATGACCATGCTCGGGCCCCGTGAGCATGCGGGTCTGATCAACGCCTTCAGTGAACTGAGCGATCAGGTGGATATTCTCGTGGTGGATACCGCCGCCGGAATTTCCGATACCGTGGTGAGCTTCGTCCGGGCCGCCAATGAAGTGCTGGTGGTGGTATGCGACGAACCCTCGTCAATTACCGATGCTTACGCCCTGATCAAGGTTCTCAACCGGGACCACGGCCTGCAGCGTTTCCGGGTGGTTGCGAATATGACCCGCACCAGTCGCGAAGGGCAGATGATGTTCAACAAGCTCAACAGCGTGTGTGAGCGGTTTCTGGATGTGACCCTTCAATACGTGGGCCATGTTCCCTTTGATGAAAATGTGCGTAAAGCCGTGCAGAAACAAAAGTCACTGCTGGAGTTCGCCCCCCAAAGCAAGGCGGCGCAAGCGATTCGTACGCTCGCCAAAGAGGTGGATCAGTGGCCTCTGCCCAGTGCGCCCACTGGGCGGCTGGAATTTTTTGTCGAGCGTCTGCTCCAGGTCGCCAACAGTCGCTAG
- a CDS encoding RNA polymerase sigma factor FliA: MYDKTRQLGNQIRVEDYAPLVKRIAHHMMLRMPACVQVDDLIQAGMIGLIEASQKYDASKGASFETYAGIRIRGAIVDEMRRGDWAPRSVHRNARRISEAIGVVEARTGRDAQDAEVADELGIELDEYFDMLRDASASRLFSYEETFGDDDTSQHMAGPGSEHASPLDGIQRAALKQSLAQAITQLPEREKLVLALYYDEELNLKEIGQVLGVSESRVSQIHSQAALRLRTRLADWQGND, translated from the coding sequence ATGTACGATAAAACCCGACAACTTGGCAACCAGATCCGGGTCGAGGACTACGCGCCCCTGGTGAAGCGCATTGCCCATCACATGATGTTGCGTATGCCCGCCTGCGTCCAGGTTGACGATTTGATTCAGGCGGGAATGATTGGCCTGATTGAAGCCTCCCAGAAGTACGATGCTTCCAAGGGTGCCAGCTTTGAAACTTATGCCGGTATCCGAATTCGTGGCGCCATTGTGGACGAAATGCGCCGGGGTGACTGGGCGCCGCGCTCGGTTCACCGTAACGCCCGGCGGATCAGCGAGGCCATCGGAGTTGTGGAAGCGCGCACCGGCCGGGATGCCCAGGATGCCGAAGTGGCCGACGAGCTGGGCATCGAGCTGGATGAGTATTTCGATATGCTGCGCGATGCCAGTGCCAGCCGGTTGTTCAGCTACGAAGAGACGTTCGGCGATGACGATACCAGCCAGCATATGGCGGGTCCCGGGTCCGAGCACGCCAGTCCTCTGGATGGAATTCAGCGCGCGGCGCTAAAGCAATCCCTTGCGCAGGCGATAACCCAACTACCGGAGCGGGAAAAACTGGTGTTGGCGCTCTATTACGATGAAGAACTTAACCTGAAAGAGATCGGGCAGGTCCTCGGGGTCAGCGAATCCCGGGTCAGCCAGATCCATAGCCAGGCGGCCCTACGCCTGAGGACCCGGCTGGCCGACTGGCAGGGTAATGATTGA
- the cheY gene encoding chemotaxis response regulator CheY — MDKNMKILIVDDFSTMRRIIKNLLRDLGFSNTHEADDGVTALPMLRSGDFDFLVTDWNMPGMTGIDLLRAVREDEKLHALPVLMVTAEAKRDQIIEAAQAGVNGYVVKPFTAAALKEKIEKIFERVG, encoded by the coding sequence TTGGATAAAAACATGAAAATCCTGATTGTCGACGATTTCTCGACAATGCGACGGATTATTAAGAACCTGCTCAGAGACCTGGGGTTCAGCAATACCCACGAGGCTGACGACGGGGTAACCGCCTTGCCCATGCTGCGCAGCGGCGACTTTGACTTCTTGGTGACCGATTGGAACATGCCTGGCATGACCGGTATCGATCTGCTGCGCGCAGTGCGCGAGGACGAGAAGCTGCATGCATTGCCGGTTCTGATGGTGACCGCTGAAGCCAAGCGCGATCAGATTATCGAAGCCGCTCAGGCCGGAGTGAACGGGTACGTCGTCAAACCGTTTACCGCCGCGGCGCTCAAGGAAAAGATCGAGAAAATTTTTGAACGCGTCGGTTAA
- a CDS encoding protein phosphatase CheZ: MASTSQLHENEEFISELKECAKLLVDKLQGDQYEEASQLIHAITEVRDRHIFQSVGRLTRGLHDAIVNFNVDGDLSSEPPDIKNSEIRDASNRLNYVIDLTQQAAEKTMDMVDESAPIATNLGQEAGSLKEEWARLKRREMSPDEFRELYHRMDDFLGQMVTGTETIGRNLQEIVLEQGFQDLTGQVLKRVIGLINDVEQDLVSLVRIAAQVEDVTGFVPEADSEETAVKKREQSSGEGPQMNASERADVVSSQDEVDDLLSSLGF; encoded by the coding sequence ATGGCTTCAACATCCCAGTTGCATGAAAACGAGGAGTTCATCTCCGAGCTGAAAGAGTGCGCCAAGCTGCTGGTCGACAAGCTTCAGGGAGACCAGTATGAAGAGGCCTCCCAGCTGATCCACGCAATCACCGAAGTGCGCGACCGGCATATTTTCCAGTCCGTCGGACGTCTGACGCGCGGGCTGCACGATGCCATCGTCAACTTCAATGTTGATGGTGACCTCAGCTCCGAACCGCCCGATATCAAAAACTCCGAAATTCGGGACGCCTCCAACCGTCTGAACTACGTCATCGACCTGACTCAGCAGGCCGCCGAAAAAACCATGGATATGGTGGACGAGTCGGCGCCCATCGCCACCAATCTCGGGCAGGAAGCCGGCTCTTTGAAAGAGGAGTGGGCCCGGCTGAAACGCCGCGAAATGAGCCCGGATGAGTTTCGCGAGCTGTACCACCGGATGGACGATTTTCTGGGGCAGATGGTGACCGGTACCGAGACCATCGGTCGTAACCTGCAGGAGATTGTGCTCGAACAGGGATTTCAGGACTTGACCGGTCAGGTGCTCAAGCGGGTGATCGGGCTGATCAATGATGTGGAGCAGGACCTGGTCAGCCTGGTCCGGATTGCCGCCCAAGTGGAAGATGTTACAGGTTTTGTGCCCGAGGCCGATAGTGAAGAAACGGCAGTGAAAAAACGTGAACAGAGCTCCGGAGAGGGGCCGCAGATGAACGCCAGCGAACGGGCTGACGTGGTATCCAGTCAGGACGAAGTGGACGATTTGCTGTCGAGCCTGGGTTTCTGA
- a CDS encoding chemotaxis protein CheA: MGFGDDEEILQDFLVEAGEILEKLSEQLVELEQRPDDADLLNAIFRGFHTVKGGAGFLQLDPMVECCHVTENLFDVLRNGQRQVTSELMDVVLQSLDTINQQFAEVSQREDMSSADPQLIDTLQRLVNGEPIDGGADTTSESDQSHGSGEPVGNDTPKAQGDITDDEFEQLLDAIADEPGAAPAKSGSDSKPSPEQGDVIQEDEFEALLDELHGKGKGPGASQPAKPSSEAPASESDEIDDDEFEALLDQLHGKGKGPGTGTPAKSAAPEPSAPAQAPAESGKSASGNSSNNDLISDDEFESLLDELHGKGQGPTRKQPDASGKPDTSAAAKPDSAPSAPKAASPAPAAPAGGGAGDGKKPPASRPAGKPADRDGGPAPAETTVRVDTQRLDEIMNMVGELVLVRNRLVRLGDDIENESLAKAVSNLDVVTADLQTSVMKTRMQPIKKVFGRFPRVVRDLARNLKKEVNLELVGEDTDLDKNLVEALSDPLVHLVRNSVDHGIELPDLREANGKPRTGKVVLAAEQEGDHILLSITDDGAGMDPDKLRDIAVEKGVMDRDSANRLSDTEAFNLIFAPGFSTKKEISDVSGRGVGMDVVKTKITQLNGTIEIQSTKGEGTRLNIKVPLTLAIMPTLMVMLAEQAFALPLASVQEIFHMDMSKTHTVDGQECVTIRDRAIPVFYLKDWLITGPRKAREREAHVVIVAIGTRMVGFVVDQLIGQEEVVIKPLGKMLQGTPGMAGATITGDGTMALILDIPGLLKRYAGGV, encoded by the coding sequence ATGGGGTTCGGTGACGACGAAGAAATTCTCCAGGACTTCCTGGTCGAAGCAGGCGAAATACTGGAGAAGCTCTCCGAGCAGCTGGTCGAGCTGGAGCAGCGCCCCGACGACGCTGATTTGCTCAACGCGATTTTCCGTGGTTTTCATACCGTCAAGGGTGGGGCTGGGTTTCTCCAGCTCGATCCCATGGTGGAGTGTTGCCATGTGACAGAGAACCTGTTCGATGTGTTGCGCAACGGCCAGCGCCAGGTGACTTCCGAGTTGATGGACGTGGTGCTGCAGTCGCTCGATACCATCAACCAGCAGTTTGCGGAAGTGTCGCAACGGGAAGATATGTCGTCGGCCGATCCTCAGTTGATCGACACCCTGCAGCGCCTGGTGAACGGCGAGCCGATTGACGGTGGCGCCGATACCACCTCCGAAAGTGATCAGAGCCACGGGTCCGGTGAGCCGGTGGGTAACGACACACCCAAAGCCCAGGGTGATATTACCGACGACGAGTTTGAGCAGCTGCTGGATGCCATTGCCGATGAGCCCGGTGCGGCGCCCGCCAAAAGCGGATCCGACTCGAAGCCGTCGCCAGAGCAGGGTGATGTCATTCAGGAAGACGAGTTTGAAGCCTTGCTGGATGAGCTGCACGGTAAAGGCAAAGGCCCGGGTGCGAGTCAGCCGGCCAAACCATCCTCCGAAGCCCCCGCTTCAGAGAGCGATGAAATCGATGACGATGAATTCGAAGCGCTGTTGGATCAGTTACACGGTAAGGGCAAGGGCCCGGGGACCGGTACGCCGGCAAAGTCTGCAGCGCCAGAGCCGTCTGCACCAGCCCAAGCTCCCGCAGAAAGTGGTAAATCCGCATCGGGCAATTCGTCCAACAATGATCTGATCAGTGACGATGAGTTCGAGTCGCTGCTCGATGAGCTCCATGGCAAAGGGCAGGGGCCAACCCGCAAGCAACCTGACGCCTCCGGAAAGCCGGATACCAGTGCTGCGGCAAAACCCGATAGCGCCCCGTCGGCTCCAAAAGCCGCTTCACCCGCTCCCGCCGCACCGGCCGGAGGTGGCGCGGGCGATGGCAAGAAGCCGCCGGCGTCTCGACCCGCCGGCAAGCCGGCCGATCGGGACGGTGGTCCGGCGCCGGCCGAAACTACCGTGAGGGTCGATACCCAGCGTCTCGACGAAATCATGAACATGGTGGGCGAGCTGGTATTGGTGCGCAATCGCCTGGTGCGGTTGGGTGACGATATTGAAAACGAATCCCTGGCCAAAGCGGTCTCCAATCTCGACGTGGTAACCGCCGACCTGCAGACCTCCGTGATGAAAACCCGGATGCAGCCGATCAAAAAAGTGTTCGGCCGCTTCCCTCGGGTAGTGCGGGATCTGGCGCGCAACCTGAAAAAAGAAGTGAATCTGGAGCTGGTGGGGGAGGACACCGACCTGGATAAAAACCTGGTTGAGGCGCTGTCCGATCCTCTGGTTCACCTGGTGCGCAACTCAGTGGACCACGGTATCGAATTGCCCGACCTGCGCGAGGCGAATGGAAAACCACGCACTGGTAAAGTCGTTCTGGCGGCCGAGCAGGAGGGCGATCACATCCTGCTGTCGATCACCGACGACGGCGCGGGCATGGACCCTGACAAACTGCGGGACATCGCCGTGGAGAAGGGAGTCATGGATCGGGACAGCGCCAATCGCCTCTCGGACACCGAAGCATTCAACCTCATTTTTGCCCCCGGGTTCTCTACCAAGAAAGAAATTTCCGATGTGTCCGGTCGGGGTGTGGGGATGGATGTGGTCAAGACCAAGATCACCCAGCTTAACGGCACCATCGAAATCCAGTCTACCAAGGGTGAGGGCACCCGACTGAACATCAAAGTGCCGCTGACCCTGGCGATCATGCCGACGCTGATGGTGATGCTGGCAGAGCAGGCCTTCGCTTTACCGCTGGCCAGCGTGCAGGAAATTTTTCACATGGATATGTCCAAAACCCACACCGTGGACGGCCAGGAGTGCGTGACCATCCGCGATCGGGCCATTCCGGTTTTCTACCTGAAAGACTGGCTGATCACCGGACCGCGTAAGGCCCGGGAGCGTGAGGCACATGTGGTCATAGTTGCGATTGGTACCCGCATGGTGGGCTTTGTGGTGGATCAACTGATCGGGCAGGAAGAGGTGGTGATCAAACCCCTGGGCAAAATGCTTCAGGGCACCCCCGGAATGGCCGGCGCCACCATCACTGGCGATGGCACCATGGCATTGATCCTCGATATCCCGGGGTTGCTCAAGCGCTACGCGGGCGGCGTATAA
- a CDS encoding protein-glutamate methylesterase/protein-glutamine glutaminase — MPLRVLIVDDSNFFRQRLKEMIDQHPDLSVVGTATNGREAVEQARSLRPDLVTMDFEMPEMDGITAVRHIMADRPVPILMFSSLTYEGARITLDALAAGAMDFMPKDFGEVSRNAQGLRDKLHERLLTLGRQARASASASREATRLQPARPVKKPTEKPVAREPQTPARPRGSYKLLVIGASTGGPVALTDVLVNLPATFPLPIVLVQHMPENFTRAFAERLNRQCQIQVREAQEGDTLQPGVALLAPGGKQMMLDARGGLRIVEDERMTYKPSLDITFGSAAKHYGNKVLGVVLTGMGADGREGGRMLKNAGSSIWSQDEASCVIYGMPMAVAKAGLSDKVLSLKDIGPRLVREVC; from the coding sequence ATGCCATTGAGGGTGTTAATCGTAGATGATTCGAACTTCTTTCGTCAGCGACTGAAAGAAATGATCGATCAACACCCGGATCTCTCGGTCGTGGGAACCGCGACCAACGGCCGTGAGGCGGTGGAGCAGGCCCGCTCCCTGCGCCCGGACCTGGTCACTATGGATTTCGAAATGCCGGAGATGGACGGCATTACCGCCGTGCGCCATATCATGGCGGACCGGCCCGTCCCGATTCTGATGTTCTCGTCCCTCACCTATGAGGGAGCGCGCATTACCCTGGACGCGCTGGCGGCCGGGGCCATGGACTTTATGCCCAAGGATTTTGGGGAAGTGTCCCGCAATGCCCAGGGGCTGCGGGATAAATTGCACGAACGCCTGCTGACCCTCGGTCGGCAGGCCCGCGCCTCCGCGTCCGCCTCGCGCGAGGCAACTCGCCTGCAACCCGCCAGACCGGTGAAAAAACCCACGGAAAAACCGGTTGCCCGGGAGCCGCAGACGCCGGCACGCCCTCGTGGTAGCTATAAGTTGTTGGTTATCGGCGCCTCCACCGGTGGGCCGGTGGCGCTCACCGATGTATTGGTCAACCTGCCCGCCACTTTCCCGCTGCCCATTGTTCTGGTGCAGCATATGCCGGAGAACTTTACCCGCGCCTTCGCCGAACGGCTGAATCGCCAATGTCAGATTCAGGTGCGCGAGGCGCAAGAAGGGGATACCTTGCAACCGGGGGTAGCGTTGCTGGCACCCGGAGGAAAGCAGATGATGCTGGATGCCCGGGGCGGGCTACGCATCGTCGAAGACGAGCGCATGACCTACAAACCCTCACTGGATATCACCTTCGGCTCGGCCGCCAAGCACTACGGGAACAAAGTGCTGGGCGTGGTCCTGACCGGGATGGGGGCCGATGGTCGGGAGGGTGGTCGCATGCTCAAAAATGCCGGCTCGAGCATCTGGTCACAGGATGAAGCCAGTTGCGTGATTTACGGTATGCCCATGGCAGTAGCTAAAGCGGGATTGTCGGATAAAGTGCTCAGCCTGAAAGACATTGGCCCCAGACTCGTGCGTGAGGTCTGCTGA
- a CDS encoding flagellar motor protein: protein MDILSILGVIIGFAALIGGNFAEGGSLSSLLNGPAAVIVMGGTLGAAMLQTPKVHLKRALQIFPWIFRPPVNAFRGGIDQIVRWSITARKQGLLGLEEIADREKDPFARKGLQLMVDGSEPDVIRRVMENELVLSEQRDQDAVRFYESMGGYSPTIGIIGAVMGLIHVMRNLADPEQLGPGIAVAFVATIYGVALANLFLLPIANKLKMCINERSHYRELMIEGIIAIADGENPRSIEMKLNGYLHK, encoded by the coding sequence ATGGATATCCTCAGCATACTCGGTGTCATCATTGGCTTCGCTGCGCTGATTGGCGGCAACTTTGCTGAGGGCGGCAGCCTCTCTTCTCTACTCAATGGCCCCGCTGCCGTGATCGTGATGGGTGGCACTCTGGGGGCGGCCATGCTCCAGACCCCCAAAGTCCATCTCAAGCGCGCGCTGCAGATTTTCCCGTGGATTTTTCGGCCTCCGGTCAATGCGTTTCGCGGTGGTATTGACCAGATTGTGCGCTGGTCGATAACAGCTCGCAAACAGGGCCTGCTCGGACTGGAGGAAATCGCCGACCGCGAAAAAGATCCCTTTGCGCGCAAGGGCCTGCAACTGATGGTCGATGGCAGCGAGCCGGACGTGATCCGCCGGGTCATGGAAAACGAACTGGTGCTCAGCGAGCAGCGCGATCAGGACGCCGTGCGCTTCTATGAAAGTATGGGTGGCTATTCGCCCACGATTGGCATCATCGGCGCGGTCATGGGGTTGATCCATGTGATGCGCAACCTCGCCGATCCCGAACAGCTCGGTCCGGGTATCGCCGTGGCGTTTGTGGCGACCATCTACGGGGTCGCGCTCGCCAATCTGTTTTTGTTGCCCATCGCCAACAAACTCAAGATGTGTATCAATGAGCGCTCCCATTACCGGGAACTGATGATCGAGGGCATCATTGCCATTGCTGATGGCGAGAACCCGCGCTCCATTGAAATGAAACTCAACGGCTACCTGCACAAGTAG
- the motD gene encoding flagellar motor protein MotD, with protein sequence MPRRRPTELHVNHERWLVSYADFITLLFAFFVVMYSISQVNESKYRVLSDTLMEAFEPARAVQPIQVGQPSRSPSASAIDIRGDDRGDTEHPMLGESGGLAGEEGLGELGELAERISERFSDLIGDDLLEVYANEYWLQVELRDSILFESGSAELSGQARDIFAEMARLLAEYDNPIQVEGHTDNQPIRNLRYPSNWELSAARASAIVKLLSGAGVSAQRLSAVGYGEHQPSADNDTPQGRAQNRRVALMIAREAMPRPSAALDGNGAESGILPPREAGPEGAPQESAPEADSSSGDSGESAAPVEPVQLEGGGLLFSSDPDLPRQR encoded by the coding sequence ATGCCGCGCCGTCGCCCCACAGAACTGCACGTGAATCACGAGCGCTGGCTGGTGTCCTACGCGGATTTCATTACGCTGCTGTTTGCGTTTTTTGTGGTGATGTACTCCATCTCTCAGGTCAATGAGAGTAAATACCGGGTGCTGTCAGATACACTGATGGAGGCCTTTGAGCCGGCCCGCGCGGTCCAGCCCATTCAGGTGGGCCAGCCTTCGCGCTCACCGTCAGCCAGTGCTATCGATATTCGGGGCGACGATCGCGGAGATACCGAACACCCAATGCTGGGCGAATCCGGGGGCCTTGCGGGCGAAGAGGGCCTGGGTGAGCTGGGAGAACTGGCGGAACGTATCAGCGAGCGTTTTTCCGATCTGATTGGCGATGACCTGCTGGAAGTGTATGCCAATGAATACTGGCTGCAGGTCGAGCTGCGAGACAGTATTCTGTTTGAGTCGGGCAGCGCCGAGCTCAGTGGCCAGGCTCGGGATATTTTCGCGGAAATGGCCCGTCTGTTGGCCGAGTATGACAACCCGATTCAGGTGGAGGGACATACGGACAACCAGCCCATCCGCAATCTTCGCTACCCCAGTAACTGGGAGTTGTCCGCCGCGCGGGCCAGTGCCATTGTCAAATTGCTGTCTGGAGCCGGTGTCTCGGCGCAGCGTTTGTCGGCCGTGGGGTACGGGGAGCACCAGCCCAGTGCGGACAACGACACACCGCAAGGGCGAGCCCAGAACCGCCGGGTTGCCTTGATGATTGCCCGCGAAGCGATGCCGCGCCCGAGTGCAGCGCTGGATGGAAACGGGGCGGAAAGCGGAATCCTGCCGCCGCGCGAGGCCGGCCCGGAGGGTGCACCTCAAGAATCCGCTCCGGAGGCCGATAGCTCTTCGGGCGACAGTGGGGAATCCGCCGCACCGGTCGAGCCGGTGCAGTTGGAGGGCGGGGGGCTGCTCTTCAGTAGTGACCCGGATTTGCCACGGCAGCGATAG
- a CDS encoding ParA family protein, with amino-acid sequence MRVWSIANQKGGVGKTTTTVALGGLAAEQGRRVLLLDLDPHGSLSTYFRQDPDTARSSVFTLFEERKQLYPERVKQLIQKTDFDNLDLLPSATALATLERHAVGQEGMGLVLTRALAQVYDDYDLVLVDTPPLLGVLMINALAAAHRLVMPVQTEFLALKGLERMVNTLEMMSKSRKRPLEYHVVPVMFDRRTQASVSSLLTIRNTYPTQVWPGMIPVDTKFRDASKAGVPPHLFEPDSRGVDAYRSLYKWLLKKEPSTASVAAGSAT; translated from the coding sequence TTGCGCGTCTGGAGCATTGCCAATCAGAAAGGCGGGGTCGGCAAGACCACCACCACCGTGGCCCTTGGCGGCCTTGCCGCCGAGCAGGGGCGGCGTGTATTGCTGCTGGACCTGGATCCGCACGGTTCTCTGAGCACCTACTTCCGTCAAGATCCTGACACGGCGCGTAGCAGCGTATTTACACTGTTCGAAGAGCGTAAACAGTTGTATCCCGAGCGGGTCAAACAGCTGATTCAGAAAACTGATTTCGATAACCTGGACCTGTTGCCCTCGGCTACGGCACTGGCGACACTGGAGCGCCATGCGGTTGGACAGGAGGGTATGGGGCTGGTGCTGACCCGCGCTCTGGCTCAGGTGTATGACGACTATGACCTGGTGCTGGTGGACACGCCACCGTTGCTCGGGGTGCTGATGATCAACGCGCTTGCCGCGGCTCACCGCCTGGTAATGCCGGTGCAGACCGAGTTTCTGGCGCTGAAAGGGTTGGAGCGGATGGTGAATACCCTGGAGATGATGAGTAAGTCCCGCAAGCGTCCCCTGGAATACCATGTGGTGCCGGTGATGTTCGATCGCCGTACTCAGGCGTCGGTCAGCAGTTTGCTGACCATCCGCAATACCTACCCGACTCAGGTCTGGCCCGGAATGATTCCGGTCGACACCAAGTTTCGGGACGCCAGCAAGGCGGGCGTGCCGCCACACCTGTTCGAGCCGGACAGTCGGGGTGTGGACGCTTATCGGTCCCTGTACAAGTGGTTGTTGAAGAAAGAACCCTCGACGGCCAGTGTTGCCGCAGGGAGTGCGACATGA
- a CDS encoding chemotaxis protein CheW, whose protein sequence is MSRMSKDPQGLLQAYLDDLLTVPEEPPYADPVEEQRERLQKLLYSAATPLKASSTASVQTPTRPAQSHSIAQPVVVEPKLKPEVSAPTIEPTTDAPEARTTPEPRVKLAEPLVPKADTAETVPSSAAPDLMPEPEVGQFRLKDVEWLANGRPAWAQERFDVLLFKVSGLTLAVPLIALGQIQPLTDELTPLFGQADWFMGLLPTPTGKIRTVNTARFVMPERYDERFVETAEYVISIDGVPWGLAVDSVNQPISLDPEDVKWRTERSRRPWLAGTVKEHMCALLDIPRIGQLLMEADRKRA, encoded by the coding sequence ATGAGCCGGATGTCAAAGGATCCGCAGGGGCTTTTGCAGGCCTATTTAGATGATCTGCTGACGGTGCCGGAAGAGCCTCCCTATGCCGATCCGGTGGAGGAGCAGCGCGAGCGGCTGCAGAAGTTGCTATACAGCGCTGCCACGCCCCTGAAAGCCAGCAGCACAGCCTCTGTGCAAACGCCGACCCGGCCCGCTCAATCGCACAGTATTGCGCAGCCGGTCGTGGTCGAGCCCAAACTCAAGCCCGAGGTGTCCGCGCCGACCATCGAACCTACAACCGACGCCCCAGAGGCGAGGACGACGCCAGAACCTCGGGTCAAGTTGGCCGAACCGCTGGTTCCCAAAGCTGATACTGCTGAAACGGTGCCATCCTCTGCAGCACCGGACTTGATGCCCGAGCCGGAAGTCGGACAATTCCGCTTGAAAGACGTCGAATGGCTGGCCAACGGACGTCCCGCCTGGGCTCAGGAGCGGTTCGATGTGCTGTTGTTCAAAGTGTCGGGTTTGACCCTGGCGGTGCCGCTGATCGCCCTGGGACAGATTCAGCCGCTGACCGATGAACTGACACCGCTGTTCGGACAGGCGGACTGGTTTATGGGGCTGCTGCCGACTCCGACCGGCAAAATACGTACGGTTAACACCGCGCGGTTTGTCATGCCGGAGCGCTATGACGAGCGGTTTGTTGAAACTGCCGAGTATGTGATCTCTATCGACGGAGTGCCTTGGGGGTTGGCCGTGGATTCGGTCAACCAGCCCATCAGCCTGGACCCAGAAGATGTCAAATGGCGCACCGAACGCAGCCGGCGTCCCTGGTTGGCGGGAACGGTTAAAGAACACATGTGCGCGCTACTGGATATTCCGCGTATCGGGCAGTTGCTGATGGAGGCGGACCGCAAACGGGCCTGA
- a CDS encoding chemotaxis protein CheW, whose product MATETKNSKKNKDGDDQVLQWVTFRLEGETYGINVMQVQEVLRYSEIAPVPGAPPYVLGIINLRGNVVTVIDTRHRFGLADGEVTDNTRIVIIETDNHVIGIMVDSVAEVVYLNQSEIETAPNVGNEESAKFIQGVCHKNDELLILIDLNKLLTNEEWAELDEI is encoded by the coding sequence ATGGCGACTGAGACCAAAAACAGCAAGAAGAACAAAGACGGGGACGACCAGGTTCTGCAGTGGGTGACCTTCCGGTTGGAGGGTGAGACGTACGGTATTAACGTCATGCAGGTGCAGGAAGTGCTCCGCTATTCGGAAATTGCGCCGGTGCCTGGTGCGCCCCCCTATGTGCTTGGCATCATCAATTTGCGCGGCAACGTGGTCACGGTGATCGATACCCGTCACCGGTTCGGTCTGGCCGACGGGGAAGTCACGGACAATACCCGCATTGTGATTATCGAAACGGACAACCACGTGATCGGCATCATGGTCGATAGTGTGGCGGAAGTGGTGTATCTGAATCAGTCCGAGATTGAAACCGCGCCGAACGTCGGCAATGAAGAGAGTGCCAAGTTTATTCAGGGCGTGTGCCACAAGAACGACGAACTGTTGATCTTGATTGACCTGAACAAGTTGCTCACCAACGAAGAGTGGGCCGAGTTGGACGAGATTTAA
- a CDS encoding DUF2802 domain-containing protein: MNWMLLAIGLSLVLSVVAMAVALVALRASHRQLDQVRSSHRRLESELAVSNSAAIGMGNRLIAMEKRLAQGAGGSPDAPTEQPYTEANQLFRMGVSVEEVARRCGLSRAEASLLQAMQEHR; the protein is encoded by the coding sequence ATGAACTGGATGCTGCTGGCCATTGGTTTGAGTCTGGTGTTGAGCGTTGTGGCGATGGCGGTCGCCCTGGTGGCGCTGCGGGCCAGCCACCGCCAGTTGGATCAGGTACGCTCCAGTCATCGTCGTCTGGAAAGTGAGTTGGCGGTGTCCAACAGCGCCGCCATTGGCATGGGCAATCGCCTGATCGCCATGGAAAAGCGCCTGGCCCAGGGCGCGGGCGGATCGCCCGACGCACCAACGGAGCAGCCCTACACCGAAGCCAATCAATTGTTCCGCATGGGTGTCAGCGTCGAAGAAGTGGCCCGCCGCTGTGGCCTGTCCCGGGCCGAAGCCTCACTCCTGCAAGCCATGCAGGAACACCGATAA